The following coding sequences lie in one Catharus ustulatus isolate bCatUst1 chromosome 5, bCatUst1.pri.v2, whole genome shotgun sequence genomic window:
- the LOC116996357 gene encoding protein MGARP isoform X2, with the protein MSSGSVPGSSRDSMMIYLLAGVAAFGGLFYAYRAVSSSRSKYIEHTNALRERDEGQKSNLWSTKEGDGEEVEEVPEAEKAVEEADAAAAVEPAAQDESAGPTAQDETAGASPEAPGENDLLAPEVSHGVEEAQQEAAADSEAAADSEAAVDSEAAVDSEAAANSEPAADSEAAAVQVSEEEKTPEEVAKEP; encoded by the exons ATGTCATCTGGGAGTGTTCCTGGCTCTTCTAGAGACAGCATGATGATCTATCTCCTTGCTGGTGTTGCTgcttttggtggtttgttttat GCCTACAGAGCAGTCAGCTCATCACGCAGCAAGTATATTGAACACACAAATGCTCTTCGCGAGAGAGACGAGGGGCAGAAGAGCAATCTTTGGTCAACGAAGG AAGGTGATGGAGAAGAGGTGGAAGAAGTCCCTGAAGCAGAGAAGGCTGTGGAGGAGGCtgatgcagcagctgctgttgaaCCTGCAGCACAGGATGAGAGTGCTGGACCCACAGCACAGGATGAGACTGCTGGGGCATCCCCAGAAGCTCCAGGGGAGAATGACTTACTGGCTCCAGAGGTATCCCATGGTGTGgaggaagcacagcaggaagctgctgctgattcagaagctgctgctgattCAGAAGCCGCTGTTGATTCAGAAGCCGCTGTTGATTCAGAAGCTGCGGCTAATTCGGAACCTGCCGCTGattcagaagctgctgcagttcaAG tttctgaGGAGGAGAAGACACCTGAAGAAGTTGCTAAGGAGCCCTAA
- the LOC116996357 gene encoding protein MGARP isoform X1, with the protein MSFCRAASQALASRLSRAPAAASRLQQRAPPRQMSSGSVPGSSRDSMMIYLLAGVAAFGGLFYAYRAVSSSRSKYIEHTNALRERDEGQKSNLWSTKEGDGEEVEEVPEAEKAVEEADAAAAVEPAAQDESAGPTAQDETAGASPEAPGENDLLAPEVSHGVEEAQQEAAADSEAAADSEAAVDSEAAVDSEAAANSEPAADSEAAAVQVSEEEKTPEEVAKEP; encoded by the exons ATGTCCTTCTGCAGGGCCGCCTCGCAGGCGCTGGCCTCCCGCCTGagccgcgctcccgccgccgccagcCGCCTCCAGCAGCGTG CACCTCCTCGCCAGATGTCATCTGGGAGTGTTCCTGGCTCTTCTAGAGACAGCATGATGATCTATCTCCTTGCTGGTGTTGCTgcttttggtggtttgttttat GCCTACAGAGCAGTCAGCTCATCACGCAGCAAGTATATTGAACACACAAATGCTCTTCGCGAGAGAGACGAGGGGCAGAAGAGCAATCTTTGGTCAACGAAGG AAGGTGATGGAGAAGAGGTGGAAGAAGTCCCTGAAGCAGAGAAGGCTGTGGAGGAGGCtgatgcagcagctgctgttgaaCCTGCAGCACAGGATGAGAGTGCTGGACCCACAGCACAGGATGAGACTGCTGGGGCATCCCCAGAAGCTCCAGGGGAGAATGACTTACTGGCTCCAGAGGTATCCCATGGTGTGgaggaagcacagcaggaagctgctgctgattcagaagctgctgctgattCAGAAGCCGCTGTTGATTCAGAAGCCGCTGTTGATTCAGAAGCTGCGGCTAATTCGGAACCTGCCGCTGattcagaagctgctgcagttcaAG tttctgaGGAGGAGAAGACACCTGAAGAAGTTGCTAAGGAGCCCTAA
- the NDUFC1 gene encoding NADH dehydrogenase [ubiquinone] 1 subunit C1, mitochondrial isoform X1: MAAGLRAVRRWALAAAAPPRLAFARSASVVTKANSGQPNWLGVGAAFGTTAALWGFLIKEHNEDVMEYERRKQERKHKCTGCS; the protein is encoded by the exons ATGGCGGCGGGGCTGAGGGCGGTGAGGCGCTGGGcgctggcggcggcagcacccCCCCGCCTTG CTTTTGCTCGTTCTGCATCTGTTGTGACAAAAGCGAATAGTGGCCAGCCAAACTGGCTGGGAGTTGGCGCGGCGTTTGGCACCACTGCTGCCTTGTGGGGCTTT CTTATCAAGGAGCATAATGAAGATGTAATGGaatatgaaagaagaaaacaagagagaaaacataAGTGTACAGGATGTTCATA G
- the NDUFC1 gene encoding NADH dehydrogenase [ubiquinone] 1 subunit C1, mitochondrial isoform X2, protein MAAGLRAVRRWALAAAAPPRLAFARSASVVTKANSGQPNWLGVGAAFGTTAALWGFLIKEHNEDVMEYERRKQERKHKCTGCS, encoded by the exons ATGGCGGCGGGGCTGAGGGCGGTGAGGCGCTGGGcgctggcggcggcagcacccCCCCGCCTTG CTTTTGCTCGTTCTGCATCTGTTGTGACAAAAGCGAATAGTGGCCAGCCAAACTGGCTGGGAGTTGGCGCGGCGTTTGGCACCACTGCTGCCTTGTGGGGCTTT CTTATCAAGGAGCATAATGAAGATGTAATGGaatatgaaagaagaaaacaagagagaaaacataAGTGTACAGGATGTTCATAG